The Candidatus Gracilibacteria bacterium genome segment AATTAATTTACGAGCTCGAATAGAGCGACACTCAAGAGTCTTGCAACATAATTTATATGCTACAAGCAAAAAGACTGGAAAGACATGAATCGCACTTGTTTCTACAATAGCAATATTTATGCTTCCTATATATCCTACATTTGCAAGTTTTGTAAATAACGGGAGTCCAACAGATTTCTACAGAGGAGAAATAGATGAATCAACGATTATAAGTTCTTACTTTTGAGACAATGAGACTGTTTGAGACGGAGCAGTATTTATTCAATCAAAAGATTCATACTTATATGTAAACGCTGGAAGCGATCAAGAAAATAGAGATGTTTCTTCGAGTAAAGAAATTATTTCTTATGAAGTAAAGTGAGGAGAAAGTATCGGTTCAATTGCTGAAAAGTTTAATGTTACTCGAAACTCAATTTTTTGGGCAAATAACTTTGCTGATGATTATATAATCCATCCAGGAGATATTATCAAAGTACCACCTGTATCAGGTCTTATTCATGAAGTAAAATCATGAGAAACTTTGAATGGTATTGCAAATAAATATGATGTTGATTCTGAGGATATAATGAGACAAAACCTGCTTCTTTCAGCAGGAGATCTCAAATCTTGAGATACTATTATTGTACCTGGTGCTATTAAGATTATCCCAAAACCAGTGGTTGCTCCAGCTCAAGCAGTAGCAAAATCATCTGCAGGTGCGAAAGCTACTCCAACTGCAGCGTACTCAGCTCCAGTTGCAGCAAAAAGTAATTATGTTGCTCCATCTGGTTCATATACACTTACTTGGAGAGCTCCAAAGCATACTTTCTACTGGGGGAACTGTACTTGGTACGTCGCTCAATATAAAAATGTTAACTGGGGAGGAAATGCAAATCAATGGCTTACTAATGCTCGAGCGAAAGGTCACGCAACAGGTTCAAATGCTCAGCTATGAGCAATAGTACAATTAGGAGGTCGAGGATACAATCCTTATTACGGTCACGTTGCTATTGTAACTGGTATAGAAGGTGGTAATCTTATAATTTCAGATATGAATTATAGAGCTCTATGAGAGGTTACGACTCGTAAGGTTCCAATAAATGACAGATCTATTCAAGGTTATATCTATGTAGATTAAGAATCAATTAAAAAAAACACTCACTTCAGAGTGTTTTTTTTGTTATTTAAAAATCTTTTTTTATAATTTTGATACTATTTTGAAAATACACTATGAAAGATAAAATTATTGATATCGTTTTTAATGGGAAATTTACACTTCCTATGAAATACATAAATGCACTATGCTACTATATCATTCCTGCTTGAGCTTTACTCTACGTTTTTGTTCCATATTTTATCTGAGACAGCATATATTATAACAATGCTGTAAGCCTCTGATCAGTTGCATTTTATATTCTACTTGGACTTTTGTTTATAAAACCTCTCACCCTCATATTTTCTGATATACGACTTTTTGCTAAATTACTTATCCTCAGAAAACAGTTTTGAGTGCTCATGTTGTGGTTTTTTCTGGGACATTTTATTTGAACAGTACTTTCTATATGATATAAAGATATATTTTTCCTTATACAGGCCCAAGGTCTTAAATCGTACTTCGTTTGGGGAATACTTGCAGGTATTATAGTATTTCTGTTATGAATCACTTCAAACGTGTACTCTGTGAAGCTTCTCAAAAAAAATTGGAAACGACTTCACAAACTCGTCTACCCAGCACTCCTTTTTACGGCTCTTCATATCTACTTTATAGCTGGAGATGTGTTACCACTTGTTATTACAGTTTTGTACTGAGTAGTAAAAATTATAGCTTGGAAATGAATCAAGATTCCAGTGAAAAGATACTGTATCACGAGCAAAAAGTTGCCTAACTAAAGATTTTTCTTACACTTATAGTATTAATTTTTAATTTTACTCGTATGAAACAATTAGGAATTTTACTGATACTAAGTTTATTACTCGTTTGATGTAATAAAAATACAAGTGAGCAGGAGGACCCAATGATTACTTCTGAGGATGTAATAGTAAATCAAGAGTCAGAAGTAATCACTCAAGAAGAAACTATAGATCAAGAGATTCCAGAAGTGGAAGAAGCACTCCCAACGCTTGATCTCTCTACTGCTATCTTTGATGGAAATGGGACTGAACCATTTTGGGGATTTAGCGCTTCAGGGAGTACTCTTGTACTCAGAGAACCAAGCAATTCAGGACCAATAAGTCTTACAAGTTTCACATGAGTTGTTATGACTAATGTTGGGACTTCTGTAAATATGACAACTTCTGGTATGACCTTAAACTTAGTACTTTGAACCTGTAGTGACGGTATGAGTGATATGCTATATGCCTATTCTAGTACCTTCGTTGCTGGATCGACGAGTTATACAGGTTGTGCGAATGTAGATTAAAATAAAATAATAAAAAAACTCTCACAGATTATCTGTGAGAGTTTTTTTATTATTTCGATATGGTGCACCCGACTGGAGTCGAACCAGTAACCAACGGCTTCGAAGACCGCTACTCTATCCAATTGAGCTACGGGTGCATATGCAAGACAAACTTAATGGTGCAACCAGCTGGGCTCGAACCAGCGGCCTCAACCTTCGCAGGGCTGCGCTCTTCCAACTGAGCTATGGCTGCTCTTTTTATGCTTGCATAGTATATTTATAATAGTAAAAAGTAAAGTTTATTTTAAAGCTTTGAAAAATATTTTTTATCCTCATAATAAGTGCCAACAATTATTTCATCTCTTTTTTAATTATTATAAAAGAGCTAGCTAGATAAAAATTTTATGCAAGAAAAACTCAGTATCCTCTGAAATAGAATCATTCTTCCTACACATTCAAAAGAAAGCAGTATTGATGATATTCTCTCCCTTAGATTTGATGACCTGAGTATTTTGGAGAAAAATATGAGTGATCTGCACGATCCCTATTTGATGTGCGATATGGAGAGAGCCGTTGCTCGTATTAAACTCGCAAAAGAAAATTATGAAAAAGTGATTATTTTTGGTGATTATGATGTAGATTGAGTGACCTCGACCTCTATTTTGATGCATCTTTTTAAAACACTTGGAATGCTCGTGAGTTACAGACTTCCTCATCGAGTACATGATTGATACGGTCTTAAGCAAAAGTTTATTGATGAGCTTGCTCCACTATGAGTGACTCTCATAATCACGGTTGACTGTGGGTCGCGAGATGCAGATATTGTGACCTACGCGAAATCACTGTGAATAGATATTATCGTGACTGATCATCATCACGTCCCAGAAGCTATGCCAGATGATGCGGTTGCATTTTTAAATCCCAATAGACCTGATTGTCCCTATCCTTATAAATGACTTGCCTGAGCCTGAGTAGCACTGAAACTCATGATGGCTGTGAGTCGAGAGTATTTTGATGACGCGAAATATCTCCAATATCTCCAAGAAACGATTGATATAGCTGCTGTTTGAACAGTTGCTGACTGTATGCAACTCACTTGAGAAAATAGAATCATAGTAGCTGAGTGACTCAAACAAATAAAAAATTCACGATCTCGGGGGCTGAGACGTCTTATAGAGGATAAAATAGATGAGGATCTCGATGCTGATATATTTGGTTTTTTGATTGGCCCACGACTCAATGCTGCAGGTCGTATGGATACTCCCTATAAAGCTGTTAATCTCATACTCAATAATAGTGATTCACTTGAGACAACGCTTCGGGAGATAGAGGAACTAAACAATCTTAGAAAACAAAAAACCCTTGAGTTTGTCGAGTCAGCGCTTGAGCGAATAGATAGTTCTCATAATATTATTATGTACCATTCTGCTGATATTTCTCATGGAATTATTGGTATTGTTGCGGGGAGACTGACAGAACGATTTTATAAACCATCAATAGTGCTCATAGATGAGGGAGAGAAACTCGTTGCGAGTTGTCGCGCTCCTGAGTATTTTTCTATGGTAGAGATTCTCGAACAATTCAAGGACTCATTTATTACTTTTGGAGGACATAAACAAGCTGCGTGATTTAGTATTTTAAAAACAGATTTCCCCGAG includes the following:
- a CDS encoding LysM peptidoglycan-binding domain-containing protein, producing MSPKINLRARIERHSRVLQHNLYATSKKTGKTGIALVSTIAIFMLPIYPTFASFVNNGSPTDFYRGEIDESTIISSYFGDNETVGDGAVFIQSKDSYLYVNAGSDQENRDVSSSKEIISYEVKGGESIGSIAEKFNVTRNSIFWANNFADDYIIHPGDIIKVPPVSGLIHEVKSGETLNGIANKYDVDSEDIMRQNLLLSAGDLKSGDTIIVPGAIKIIPKPVVAPAQAVAKSSAGAKATPTAAYSAPVAAKSNYVAPSGSYTLTWRAPKHTFYWGNCTWYVAQYKNVNWGGNANQWLTNARAKGHATGSNAQLGAIVQLGGRGYNPYYGHVAIVTGIEGGNLIISDMNYRALGEVTTRKVPINDRSIQGYIYVD
- the recJ gene encoding single-stranded-DNA-specific exonuclease RecJ, with amino-acid sequence MQEKLSILGNRIILPTHSKESSIDDILSLRFDDLSILEKNMSDLHDPYLMCDMERAVARIKLAKENYEKVIIFGDYDVDGVTSTSILMHLFKTLGMLVSYRLPHRVHDGYGLKQKFIDELAPLGVTLIITVDCGSRDADIVTYAKSLGIDIIVTDHHHVPEAMPDDAVAFLNPNRPDCPYPYKGLAGAGVALKLMMAVSREYFDDAKYLQYLQETIDIAAVGTVADCMQLTGENRIIVAEGLKQIKNSRSRGLRRLIEDKIDEDLDADIFGFLIGPRLNAAGRMDTPYKAVNLILNNSDSLETTLREIEELNNLRKQKTLEFVESALERIDSSHNIIMYHSADISHGIIGIVAGRLTERFYKPSIVLIDEGEKLVASCRAPEYFSMVEILEQFKDSFITFGGHKQAAGFSILKTDFPEFQKNIIAEMNKRDFSVHKKELTVDKSIALDEIGFKLIASMNRFKPFGMGNKKPLFIIEGYVPEKISFLGKGRDHLKFESRYGFKIFAFGLGEYYEELKKATVFDIVFDLSEDNWNGKRGIMIKIVDIVI